TAGTATTATTTTTTATATCAAATTAGTAAATAATAAATCAAATAAACTACACACGGTCTAAAGACCGTGGTTTTAATCCTTCTCTGGCATAATTTCTTTATTGTCTTTAATGTACTTTTTTATTTGTAAGTAATTGGTTTTACCTATGGTTTCAGCAAAGTAGCCATCAGCCCAAAAA
This genomic window from Candidatus Beckwithbacteria bacterium contains:
- a CDS encoding IS200/IS605 family transposase gives rise to the protein FWADGYFAETIGKTNYLQIKKYIKDNKEIMPEKD